From a region of the Synechococcus sp. RS9916 genome:
- the recN gene encoding DNA repair protein RecN: MLAGLRLHNIALIESLELDFEPGLTVLTGETGAGKSLLLDALDAVLGGMQGTAAARLVRNGQARAGIEARFDPSAAVKTWLEGQQLALEDGEEEELVVCREWRRQDDRLSSRFRINGVAVNRQQVLALRPLLIDLTVQGQTQQLARPGQQRRWLDRLGAAELEACLAQVRRHWLLWREAFGALEQARMQAERFQEQLEERQALLEELEAAHLEDPDELRQLTAEQDRLVHGVHLQEGLGELIGRLQDGADQAPSAIDHLLACCHVLQQMQQLDGSLQPLSERCLDLEAGLRDLTRELELYGTALDSDPARLEELQDRLALLKRLERRHGRDLEALCDLRDELREQLSEGGVDAALEQLVIAEQTARQSRDQVNQQLTAHREKAAHSLEQTLLDHLRPMGMANVRFQAAINPCEPGEQGADAVQFLFSANPGQPLAPLAEVASGGEMSRFLLALKTCLAGVDGSSSLLFDEIDSGVSGRVSGAMADLLRTMAAQRQVFCVTHQPLVAAAADHHFRVSKTVVDGQTRSRVSHLRDTQAREQELAELAGGDLGEARAYAASLLDQKAA, from the coding sequence GTGCTGGCCGGTCTGCGACTGCACAACATTGCTCTGATCGAGAGCCTGGAGCTGGATTTTGAGCCAGGCCTCACGGTGCTCACGGGTGAAACCGGAGCTGGCAAGTCGTTGCTGCTGGATGCCCTTGATGCGGTGCTCGGTGGGATGCAGGGCACCGCAGCGGCTCGTTTGGTGCGTAACGGTCAGGCCCGGGCTGGGATTGAAGCGCGGTTTGACCCCAGTGCTGCCGTCAAAACCTGGCTAGAGGGTCAGCAACTGGCGCTTGAAGACGGTGAGGAGGAGGAGCTGGTGGTGTGCCGTGAATGGCGTCGTCAGGACGACCGCCTCTCCAGTCGTTTTCGTATCAATGGTGTGGCGGTGAATCGTCAGCAGGTGTTGGCCCTTCGCCCCCTGTTGATTGACCTCACGGTGCAGGGCCAGACCCAGCAACTGGCGCGACCAGGGCAGCAGCGCCGTTGGTTGGATCGCTTGGGTGCTGCTGAGTTGGAGGCTTGCCTTGCTCAGGTGCGTCGTCATTGGTTGCTGTGGCGTGAAGCTTTCGGGGCTCTGGAGCAGGCTCGGATGCAAGCGGAACGTTTTCAGGAGCAGTTGGAGGAACGCCAGGCTCTGCTCGAGGAGCTGGAGGCGGCCCACTTGGAAGACCCCGATGAGTTGCGTCAGCTCACTGCTGAACAGGACCGCCTCGTGCACGGCGTGCATTTGCAGGAGGGTCTCGGGGAACTGATCGGACGGTTGCAGGATGGTGCTGATCAGGCGCCATCGGCCATCGACCATCTGCTCGCTTGCTGCCATGTCTTGCAGCAGATGCAGCAACTGGATGGATCGCTGCAACCCCTGAGCGAACGTTGCCTGGATCTGGAGGCCGGATTACGGGATCTCACCCGTGAGCTGGAGCTCTACGGCACGGCTTTGGACAGTGATCCTGCGCGACTGGAGGAGTTGCAGGACCGCTTGGCTTTGCTGAAACGGCTTGAGCGTCGCCATGGCCGGGATCTCGAAGCCCTGTGCGATCTGCGAGATGAGTTGCGTGAGCAACTCAGCGAGGGCGGTGTTGATGCGGCCCTTGAGCAGTTGGTCATTGCTGAACAGACGGCGCGGCAGTCCCGCGATCAGGTCAATCAGCAGCTCACCGCGCATCGGGAAAAGGCAGCCCATTCCCTTGAGCAGACCCTGTTGGATCACCTGCGCCCGATGGGGATGGCGAACGTGCGTTTTCAGGCGGCCATTAATCCCTGTGAGCCGGGAGAGCAGGGAGCCGACGCTGTGCAGTTTTTGTTCTCCGCCAACCCGGGTCAGCCGCTGGCTCCGTTGGCGGAGGTGGCTTCAGGTGGTGAGATGTCTCGCTTCCTTCTCGCTCTCAAAACCTGTCTGGCCGGCGTCGATGGTTCCAGTTCTCTGTTGTTCGACGAGATCGACTCCGGTGTCAGTGGCCGGGTGAGTGGCGCAATGGCAGATCTGTTACGCACCATGGCCGCTCAGCGCCAGGTGTTCTGCGTGACCCACCAGCCCCTGGTGGCGGCCGCGGCGGATCATCACTTCCGCGTCAGCAAAACGGTGGTCGATGGTCAGACCCGCTCGCGAGTGTCCCACCTGCGGGACACTCAGGCCCGGGAGCAAGAGCTGGCGGAACTGGCTGGGGGCGATCTAGGAGAGGCGCGCGCTTATGCGGCGAGTCTCCTTGACCAGAAGGCTGCCTGA
- a CDS encoding HAD family hydrolase, producing MGFRLLHLHLHGLFRSRDLELGRDADTGGQTLYVLELARGLAARPEVDRVEVVTRLIQDRRVSLDYARSEESIGPGASILRFPFGPRRYLRKEQLWPYLDDLADQLVARLQQPEHRPDWIHAHYADAGYVGALVSRRLGIPLVFTGHSLGREKLRRLLAGGGDHDQIEQAFSISRRIDAEELALAHADLVITSTRQEADEQYSRYGRFQADRAQVVPPGVDASRFHPQGAATETQELDGLLSPFLRNPELPPLLAISRAVRRKNIPALVEAFGRSAVLRERHNLVLVLGCREDPRQLEKQQREVFQQVFDLVDRYDLYGQVAYPKQHRRDQIPAVYRWAAKRHGLFVNPALTEPFGLTLLEAAACGLPMVATDDGGPRDILARCDNGLLVDVTDLEALQDGLERAGSDRSRWHRWSDNGIEAVSRHFSWDAHICSYLALMQQNLEVRETARSLAAPAAASSPLADRLLLLDLDQGLEQPENDSLVALRVQLQRDARTGQPSALGIITGRSLAAARQRFAELHLPDPGVWITRAGTEIVYGQSQEPDPGWSRTIAIDWNRSQVEHALEDLGAHLKLQDPVHQAPFKVSYLLRQSGEAILPLVRQRLRQRDQAARPSLRCHWFLDVMPLRASRSEAIRYLSLRWGLPLDRILVVASEQGDGELVRGLPATVVLAEHDPSLDSFRHQSRVYYASRQSVSGVLEGLQHYRFLTRR from the coding sequence TTGGGATTCAGGTTGTTGCATCTGCACCTCCACGGTCTCTTTCGTTCCCGGGATCTTGAGTTGGGGCGTGATGCCGACACCGGTGGTCAGACGCTCTATGTGCTGGAGCTGGCCCGGGGTTTGGCAGCCCGACCCGAAGTGGATCGGGTTGAGGTGGTCACGCGACTGATTCAGGACCGTCGCGTTTCTCTGGATTACGCCAGGTCTGAGGAGTCGATTGGGCCTGGGGCTTCGATTCTTCGCTTCCCCTTTGGCCCTCGTCGTTATCTGCGTAAAGAGCAGCTTTGGCCCTATCTCGATGATCTAGCAGATCAGCTGGTGGCCCGTCTGCAGCAGCCTGAGCATCGCCCTGACTGGATTCATGCCCATTACGCCGACGCTGGCTATGTGGGAGCACTGGTCAGTCGGCGCCTGGGGATTCCCCTTGTTTTTACAGGCCATTCGCTGGGCCGCGAAAAATTGCGCCGCCTGCTCGCCGGTGGCGGAGACCACGATCAGATCGAGCAGGCGTTTTCGATCAGCCGGCGCATTGATGCCGAGGAGCTGGCCCTGGCCCATGCCGATCTGGTGATCACCAGCACCCGTCAGGAAGCGGATGAGCAGTATTCCCGCTACGGCCGGTTCCAGGCTGATCGTGCCCAGGTGGTTCCTCCTGGCGTGGATGCCAGCCGTTTCCATCCCCAGGGTGCCGCTACGGAAACCCAGGAACTCGATGGGCTGTTAAGTCCGTTTTTGCGCAATCCTGAGTTGCCACCACTGTTGGCGATCTCCCGGGCGGTGCGCCGCAAAAACATTCCTGCCCTGGTGGAGGCCTTTGGTCGCTCTGCCGTGTTGCGTGAACGCCACAACTTGGTGCTGGTGCTGGGATGTCGTGAGGATCCCCGCCAACTGGAGAAGCAACAACGGGAGGTGTTCCAACAGGTCTTTGACCTGGTGGATCGCTATGACCTCTATGGCCAGGTGGCCTATCCCAAGCAACACCGCCGTGACCAAATTCCTGCCGTCTACCGCTGGGCGGCGAAACGGCACGGTCTGTTTGTGAACCCCGCCTTGACCGAGCCCTTTGGTCTCACGCTGCTGGAAGCGGCGGCTTGTGGTTTGCCGATGGTGGCGACCGATGACGGTGGACCGCGCGACATCCTGGCCCGCTGTGACAACGGGCTGCTGGTGGATGTCACCGACCTGGAGGCCTTGCAGGATGGTCTGGAGCGGGCGGGTTCCGATCGCTCCCGTTGGCATCGCTGGAGTGACAACGGCATTGAGGCCGTCAGTCGCCACTTCAGCTGGGATGCCCACATCTGCTCCTACCTGGCGCTGATGCAGCAGAACCTGGAGGTTCGGGAGACAGCCCGCAGCCTGGCTGCACCAGCGGCTGCCTCCAGCCCCTTGGCCGATCGGTTGCTGTTACTGGACCTCGATCAGGGGCTGGAGCAGCCGGAGAACGACAGCCTGGTGGCCTTGCGGGTGCAACTTCAGCGCGATGCCCGTACAGGTCAGCCCAGTGCGCTGGGCATCATCACCGGTCGATCCCTGGCGGCAGCACGGCAACGTTTTGCCGAGCTCCACCTGCCGGACCCCGGTGTCTGGATCACCCGTGCAGGCACGGAGATTGTGTATGGCCAGAGCCAGGAGCCGGATCCCGGTTGGTCGCGCACGATTGCCATCGACTGGAACCGCAGCCAGGTGGAGCACGCCTTGGAGGATCTCGGCGCCCACCTGAAGTTGCAGGATCCCGTGCATCAGGCTCCCTTCAAGGTCAGTTATCTGTTGCGCCAGTCGGGTGAAGCGATCCTGCCGCTGGTGCGCCAGCGTCTGCGCCAACGGGATCAGGCCGCGCGCCCGTCGCTGCGCTGCCATTGGTTCCTTGATGTGATGCCTCTGCGGGCATCACGCAGCGAGGCCATCCGCTACCTCTCCCTGCGATGGGGTCTGCCGCTGGATCGCATCTTGGTGGTGGCCAGCGAGCAAGGGGACGGTGAGTTGGTGCGGGGTTTACCGGCCACGGTGGTGCTGGCGGAGCATGATCCCAGCCTCGACAGCTTTCGCCATCAGTCGCGGGTGTATTACGCCAGCCGTCAGTCGGTGTCCGGGGTGCTGGAGGGACTCCAGCACTACCGCTTTCTCACGCGCCGTTGA
- the purT gene encoding formate-dependent phosphoribosylglycinamide formyltransferase, whose product MTVFPKTVMLLGSGELGKEVVIAAQRLGCRVIACDRYAGAPAMQVADQAEVFPMTDAAMLQDVVRRHRPDVVIPEIEALAVDALQALEDEGIQVIPTARATAVTMNRDRIRDLAADELGLRTARFAYATNLEELKAAAAPLGFPVVVKPVMSSSGKGQSVVKRAEELDAAWSTAISGARGSGERVIVEEFLRFELEITLLTIRQADGTTLFCPPIGHEQEGGDYQCSWQPAAMTDAQLEQAQAMARKVTENLGGVGLFGVEFFLCGDEVVFSELSPRPHDTGLVTLASQNLSEFELHLRAVLGLPIPAIRCEQPSASRVILASEQLAAVQFSGVADALKEPESQLLLFGKPNARPGRRMGVALARGTDVNDARAKADRAAACVQVLPG is encoded by the coding sequence ATGACCGTGTTCCCGAAAACCGTGATGCTGCTGGGCAGCGGCGAACTGGGTAAGGAAGTGGTGATCGCAGCCCAGAGACTGGGTTGCCGGGTGATCGCCTGTGATCGCTACGCCGGCGCCCCTGCCATGCAGGTGGCCGATCAGGCGGAAGTCTTCCCCATGACCGATGCAGCAATGCTGCAAGACGTGGTGCGCCGCCACAGGCCTGATGTGGTGATCCCTGAGATCGAAGCCCTGGCTGTGGATGCTCTGCAGGCCCTGGAGGACGAAGGCATCCAGGTGATCCCCACGGCCCGGGCCACGGCGGTCACCATGAACCGCGACCGCATCCGCGACCTGGCCGCCGATGAACTCGGTCTGCGCACGGCCCGGTTTGCCTATGCCACCAACCTCGAGGAACTGAAAGCGGCCGCCGCTCCATTGGGTTTCCCCGTGGTGGTGAAGCCGGTGATGAGCTCCTCCGGCAAAGGGCAGAGCGTGGTCAAACGTGCGGAAGAGCTCGACGCTGCCTGGTCCACAGCCATCTCCGGTGCACGAGGCAGTGGTGAGCGGGTGATCGTTGAGGAATTCCTGCGCTTCGAGCTGGAGATCACCCTGCTCACGATCCGCCAGGCCGATGGCACCACCCTGTTCTGCCCCCCCATCGGCCATGAACAGGAAGGCGGCGACTATCAATGCAGCTGGCAACCGGCAGCCATGACCGATGCCCAACTGGAGCAAGCCCAGGCCATGGCCCGCAAAGTCACCGAGAACCTCGGCGGCGTTGGTCTGTTCGGCGTGGAGTTCTTCCTCTGTGGCGACGAGGTGGTGTTCTCCGAGCTCTCACCCCGCCCCCACGACACGGGCCTGGTCACCCTGGCCAGCCAAAACCTGAGCGAATTCGAACTGCACCTGCGGGCTGTGCTGGGGCTGCCAATTCCCGCCATCCGCTGCGAACAACCCTCTGCAAGCCGGGTGATCCTGGCCTCCGAACAACTGGCGGCTGTCCAATTCAGTGGCGTTGCCGACGCTCTGAAGGAACCCGAAAGTCAGCTGCTGCTGTTCGGCAAGCCCAATGCCCGCCCGGGGCGACGCATGGGGGTGGCCCTGGCCCGCGGAACCGACGTCAACGACGCCCGGGCCAAGGCCGACCGGGCCGCCGCCTGCGTGCAGGTGCTCCCCGGCTGA
- a CDS encoding AarF/ABC1/UbiB kinase family protein, translating into MPAVIEQELGDFIEAAGLLSYDPAAITRIYAGHPQRLLRRLWQTLVPIGLLLLGIGFDWIFQLLKDEQRARSRARECAELLVDLGPAFIKAGQALSTRPDIVPPVLLEELAQLQDQLPGFDSDLAMACIEEDLGAPVDEIYESLDHDPISAASLGQVHRGVLKGGQAVAVKVQRPGLREQITLDLYIVRNIAAWLNSNIGLIRSDLVALIDELGKRVFEEMDYLNEAGNAEKFRDLHSHNPRIAVPAIYREATSRRVLTMEWINGVKLTNLEAVRALGIDPDDMVEVGVSCSLQQLLEHGFFHADPHPGNLLALEDGRLCYLDFGMMSEVSRESRTGLIQAVVHLVNRNFSKLSKDFVTLGFLAEDVNLEPIVPAFESVFSQALEMGVNRMDFKSVTDDMSGVMYKFPFRVPPYYALIIRSLVTLEGIALSVDPEFKILGAAYPYFAQRLMEDPDPQLRQSLKEMLFDGDAFRWTRLENLVASAASQAQLNLDTLLDQVLDFLFSANGGMLRTQLVEAVVDRVDALGWLTVKRIGRQLPRALQPAAISNDDSWAMEQETMLDLEPIRELLSVLQQLPGFTPDLVLKRLPRLVREPDARRMGAQMAKGLAERGVVRLVKVAAGIPA; encoded by the coding sequence ATGCCGGCCGTGATCGAACAGGAACTCGGAGATTTCATCGAAGCGGCGGGTCTGCTGAGCTACGACCCCGCAGCGATCACGCGCATCTATGCCGGCCATCCCCAACGGCTGCTGCGTCGCCTGTGGCAAACGTTGGTGCCGATCGGACTGCTGTTGCTGGGAATCGGTTTTGACTGGATCTTTCAGCTGCTCAAAGACGAACAGCGGGCCAGGAGTCGAGCCCGAGAATGCGCCGAACTGCTGGTGGATCTGGGGCCGGCATTCATCAAAGCCGGTCAGGCCCTCTCCACCCGACCCGACATCGTGCCTCCGGTCCTGCTGGAGGAACTGGCCCAACTGCAGGACCAGTTGCCCGGCTTCGACAGTGATCTCGCCATGGCCTGCATTGAGGAAGACCTCGGCGCACCAGTGGATGAGATCTACGAAAGCCTCGATCACGACCCGATCTCCGCGGCTTCCCTCGGTCAGGTGCACAGAGGCGTGCTCAAGGGCGGCCAAGCCGTCGCGGTGAAAGTGCAGCGCCCCGGTCTGCGAGAGCAGATCACGCTCGACCTTTACATCGTGCGCAATATCGCCGCCTGGCTGAACAGCAACATCGGCCTGATCCGCAGCGATCTGGTTGCACTGATCGATGAGCTGGGCAAGCGGGTTTTTGAGGAGATGGACTATCTCAACGAAGCCGGAAACGCAGAGAAGTTCCGCGACCTCCACAGCCACAACCCCCGCATTGCGGTTCCTGCCATCTACCGGGAAGCCACCAGCCGGCGGGTGCTGACCATGGAGTGGATCAACGGGGTCAAACTCACCAACCTGGAGGCCGTGCGCGCACTCGGTATCGACCCCGATGACATGGTCGAAGTGGGTGTGAGCTGCAGTCTGCAGCAGCTGCTGGAGCACGGGTTTTTCCATGCGGACCCCCACCCCGGCAACCTGCTGGCGCTGGAGGACGGGCGCCTCTGTTACCTCGACTTCGGAATGATGAGTGAGGTGAGCCGTGAATCCCGCACCGGCCTGATTCAAGCGGTGGTCCATCTGGTGAACCGCAATTTCTCCAAGCTGTCCAAAGACTTCGTGACCCTCGGCTTCCTGGCGGAAGACGTCAATCTCGAGCCAATTGTTCCCGCCTTCGAATCCGTGTTCAGTCAGGCCCTGGAGATGGGGGTCAACCGGATGGATTTCAAGAGCGTCACGGACGACATGTCAGGGGTGATGTACAAATTCCCGTTCCGGGTACCGCCCTATTACGCCCTGATCATCCGTTCATTGGTGACCCTGGAGGGGATTGCTCTGAGTGTGGATCCTGAATTCAAAATTCTTGGAGCCGCCTATCCCTACTTCGCCCAACGGCTGATGGAGGACCCGGATCCTCAACTGCGGCAGAGCCTCAAGGAAATGCTGTTCGATGGCGACGCTTTCCGCTGGACACGCCTTGAAAACCTGGTGGCCAGCGCAGCCAGCCAGGCCCAGCTGAATCTCGACACACTTCTGGATCAGGTGCTTGATTTCCTCTTCTCAGCCAATGGCGGGATGCTGCGCACCCAACTGGTGGAGGCGGTGGTGGACCGGGTCGATGCTCTGGGCTGGCTGACGGTGAAACGCATCGGTCGGCAGCTCCCACGCGCCCTGCAACCCGCCGCCATCAGCAACGACGACAGTTGGGCCATGGAACAAGAGACCATGCTCGATCTGGAACCGATTCGAGAGCTGCTGAGCGTGTTGCAACAGCTGCCTGGTTTCACGCCTGATCTGGTGTTGAAGCGACTGCCGCGCCTGGTGCGTGAACCGGATGCACGACGAATGGGAGCCCAGATGGCCAAAGGGCTGGCCGAACGCGGAGTTGTCCGCCTGGTGAAGGTGGCCGCTGGAATCCCTGCCTAA
- the uvrA gene encoding excinuclease ABC subunit UvrA translates to MGRTAPNSKASLPAKPVSLSAGSDEDVIRVRGARQHNLKNVDVTIPRNKMVVFTGVSGSGKSSLAFDTIFAEGQRRYVESLSAYARQFLGQVDKPDVDAIEGLSPAISIDQKSTSHNPRSTVGTVTEIQDYLRLLFGRAGDPHCPKCDRAIRPQTIDEMVDQIRTLPEGTRYQLLAPVVRGKKGTHTKLISGLAAEGFARVRINGEVRELSDNIELDKNHSHNIEVVVDRLVAREGIQERLTDSLRTSLKRGDGLAIVEVVPKKDEELPEGVERERLYSENFACPEHGSVIEELSPRLFSFNSPYGACEACHGIGHLRKFTRERVIPDPSLPVYAAVAPWAEKDNSYYFSLLYSVGEAFGFEIKTPWQELTEEQQDVLLNGSRDPILIQADSRYRKGQTGYHRPFEGILPILERQLRDASGEAQRQKLEKYLELVPCSSCAGQRLRPEALAVRIGPYRITDLTAVSVGQTLDRIEQLMGVGAFEGQDPLLTERQMQIGDLVLREIRMRLKFLLDVGLDYLSLDRPAMTLSGGEAQRIRLATQIGAGLTGVLYVLDEPSIGLHQRDNDRLLATLERLRDLGNTLVVVEHDEDTIRAADHVVDIGPGAGVHGGHIVAEGDLETLLNAEDSLTGAYLSGRRSIPTPAERRNAGSRSLKLLNCARNNLRDVSVEFPLGRLVSVTGVSGSGKSTLVNELLHPALENGLGHKVPFPTGLGELRGLKSIDKVIVIDQSPIGRTPRSNPATYTGAFDPIRQVFAATVEAKARGYQVGQFSFNVKGGRCEACKGQGVNVIEMNFLPDVYVQCDVCKGARFNRETLQVTYKGHTIADVLEMTVEQAAEVFSAIPQAADRLRTLVDVGLGYVKLGQPAPTLSGGEAQRVKLATELSRRATGKTLYLIDEPTTGLSFYDVHKLMDVMQRLVDKGNSIICIEHNLDVIRCSDWLIDLGPEGGDKGGEIVVCGTPEEVAQHPTSHTGRYLAKVLDQHPVETLPQAA, encoded by the coding sequence ATGGGGCGCACTGCTCCCAATTCGAAGGCCTCATTGCCGGCAAAGCCCGTCAGTCTGAGCGCTGGGTCTGATGAGGATGTGATCCGGGTACGGGGAGCGCGCCAGCACAATCTCAAAAACGTGGATGTCACCATCCCGCGCAACAAGATGGTGGTGTTCACAGGTGTGAGTGGGAGCGGCAAGAGCTCTCTGGCGTTCGACACGATCTTTGCGGAAGGTCAGCGCCGTTATGTCGAGAGTCTGTCGGCTTACGCCCGTCAGTTCCTCGGCCAGGTCGATAAGCCGGATGTCGATGCGATCGAAGGCCTTTCGCCGGCTATTTCGATCGATCAGAAGTCCACGAGCCATAACCCCCGCTCCACGGTGGGCACGGTCACCGAGATTCAGGATTACCTGCGTCTCCTCTTTGGACGGGCTGGTGACCCCCACTGTCCGAAATGCGACCGGGCCATTCGCCCCCAGACCATTGATGAAATGGTCGATCAGATTCGCACCCTGCCGGAGGGCACCCGTTATCAGCTTCTGGCTCCGGTGGTGCGTGGCAAGAAGGGCACCCACACCAAGTTGATCAGTGGCCTGGCGGCAGAAGGTTTTGCCCGGGTGCGCATCAACGGGGAGGTGCGCGAACTCTCCGACAACATCGAGCTCGACAAGAACCACAGCCACAACATTGAAGTGGTGGTGGATCGTCTTGTGGCTCGGGAGGGCATTCAGGAACGCCTCACCGATTCCCTCCGCACCTCGCTCAAGAGGGGTGACGGTCTAGCCATCGTTGAGGTGGTGCCGAAGAAGGATGAGGAGCTTCCTGAGGGGGTTGAACGGGAACGGCTTTACTCCGAAAACTTTGCTTGCCCCGAACACGGCTCCGTGATCGAGGAGTTATCACCGCGGTTGTTCTCCTTCAACAGCCCTTACGGTGCCTGCGAGGCTTGTCATGGCATCGGACATCTGCGCAAGTTCACCCGAGAACGAGTGATCCCAGATCCTTCTTTGCCGGTGTATGCCGCTGTGGCGCCCTGGGCAGAGAAGGACAACTCCTACTACTTCTCCCTGCTCTACTCCGTGGGTGAAGCCTTCGGTTTTGAGATCAAGACCCCATGGCAGGAGTTGACGGAAGAGCAACAAGACGTGCTGCTGAATGGCAGCCGGGATCCGATCTTGATTCAGGCCGATAGCCGTTATCGCAAGGGGCAAACGGGATATCATCGCCCGTTCGAGGGAATCCTTCCGATCCTCGAGCGTCAGCTTCGTGACGCCAGTGGTGAGGCTCAGCGCCAGAAGCTTGAGAAGTATCTGGAACTGGTGCCTTGTTCCAGCTGCGCTGGACAACGTCTACGTCCAGAAGCTCTTGCTGTTCGGATCGGGCCTTATCGGATCACCGATCTCACGGCTGTGAGCGTGGGGCAGACCCTGGACCGGATCGAGCAGTTGATGGGCGTCGGTGCCTTCGAAGGCCAGGACCCGTTGCTGACCGAGCGCCAGATGCAGATCGGGGATCTGGTGCTGCGGGAAATCCGCATGCGTCTGAAGTTTTTGCTCGATGTGGGGCTCGATTACCTCAGCCTTGATCGCCCGGCGATGACCCTCTCGGGGGGAGAAGCCCAGCGCATCCGCCTCGCGACCCAGATCGGTGCGGGTCTCACCGGGGTGCTGTACGTGCTGGATGAACCGAGCATTGGCTTGCACCAGCGCGATAACGATCGCCTCTTGGCCACGCTGGAGCGGCTGCGGGATCTCGGCAACACCCTTGTGGTGGTGGAGCACGACGAAGACACGATTCGTGCCGCCGATCATGTGGTCGATATCGGGCCGGGTGCTGGCGTGCACGGCGGTCACATCGTTGCGGAGGGTGATCTGGAGACCCTCCTGAACGCGGAAGACTCCTTAACGGGGGCCTATCTCAGTGGTCGCCGTTCGATTCCCACCCCAGCGGAGCGACGCAATGCCGGCAGTCGCAGTCTCAAGTTGCTCAACTGCGCTCGCAACAACCTGCGCGATGTGAGTGTGGAGTTCCCGCTGGGCCGCCTGGTGTCGGTCACCGGCGTGAGTGGCAGCGGTAAGAGCACCCTCGTGAACGAGTTGCTTCACCCCGCCCTTGAGAACGGCCTCGGTCACAAGGTGCCGTTCCCTACAGGTCTTGGTGAGCTGCGCGGCCTCAAGTCGATCGACAAGGTGATCGTGATCGATCAGTCACCGATTGGTCGCACCCCCCGTTCCAACCCGGCGACCTACACCGGGGCCTTTGATCCCATTCGCCAGGTGTTCGCCGCCACGGTGGAAGCCAAGGCGCGCGGCTACCAGGTGGGTCAGTTCAGTTTCAACGTCAAGGGCGGGCGTTGCGAGGCCTGCAAGGGCCAAGGCGTGAACGTGATTGAGATGAACTTCTTGCCCGATGTCTATGTGCAGTGCGACGTCTGCAAAGGGGCCCGCTTCAACCGTGAGACGTTGCAGGTGACCTACAAGGGTCACACCATCGCCGACGTGCTCGAAATGACGGTGGAGCAGGCCGCGGAGGTGTTTTCCGCGATTCCCCAGGCCGCTGACCGTTTGCGCACCTTGGTGGATGTTGGTCTCGGTTACGTGAAGTTGGGCCAGCCCGCACCCACCCTCTCCGGGGGTGAAGCCCAGCGGGTGAAGTTGGCGACCGAATTGTCGCGACGGGCGACGGGGAAGACCCTCTACCTGATTGATGAGCCCACCACCGGCCTCAGCTTCTACGACGTGCACAAGTTGATGGATGTGATGCAACGGCTGGTGGATAAGGGCAATTCGATCATCTGCATCGAGCACAATCTCGACGTGATTCGCTGCTCCGATTGGTTGATTGATCTGGGTCCGGAAGGGGGCGATAAAGGTGGCGAGATCGTGGTCTGCGGCACACCGGAAGAGGTGGCCCAGCATCCCACCAGTCACACCGGTCGTTATCTGGCCAAAGTTCTCGACCAACATCCGGTGGAGACCCTGCCCCAGGCTGCGTGA
- a CDS encoding alpha/beta hydrolase — MHSSKTRRRRLLSFAAGLGVSLAGVGGVVTTPALAAKDVALVSGAFRRSLSVDDLAYLAETGKPRGLMVDILRLSNQNPEDVAKLLNQELNLPLVLTSRLMSTRIGDVIIRRVARIIYPLMVPSPDVSVPAIRAGVINGLQIDDGGLTAIKFLKAYPAEVMEVNIPALMAVIEKAQSISGLVQFFSESPLDGLKEAKP, encoded by the coding sequence ATGCATTCGTCGAAGACACGCCGCCGCCGGCTGCTCAGCTTTGCCGCAGGCTTGGGAGTCTCCCTCGCCGGCGTGGGCGGCGTGGTCACGACGCCAGCCCTGGCCGCCAAGGATGTGGCATTGGTCAGCGGAGCCTTCCGCCGTTCACTGTCCGTCGACGATCTCGCCTACCTGGCCGAAACCGGAAAACCCAGGGGCCTGATGGTGGACATCCTGCGCCTGAGCAATCAGAACCCAGAGGACGTGGCCAAGCTGCTCAATCAAGAGCTGAATCTGCCTCTGGTGCTCACCAGCCGACTGATGTCGACGCGAATCGGCGATGTGATCATCCGGCGCGTTGCGCGAATCATCTATCCGCTGATGGTGCCTTCCCCAGACGTCAGCGTCCCGGCCATTCGGGCTGGCGTGATCAATGGCCTGCAGATCGATGATGGCGGCCTCACAGCGATCAAGTTCCTGAAGGCCTATCCGGCTGAGGTGATGGAAGTGAACATCCCAGCCCTGATGGCCGTGATCGAAAAAGCGCAGTCAATCTCAGGCCTGGTGCAGTTCTTTTCTGAATCACCATTGGATGGCCTCAAAGAGGCCAAACCCTGA